Proteins from a single region of Patulibacter sp. SYSU D01012:
- a CDS encoding LysR family transcriptional regulator: protein MILRQLEYLVALGQHGHFGRAAAACHVSQPGLSMAIRKLEAELGVELVHRGAGGSGLTAEGRALLPWARSAVAAAGAIADEAGRLRGHLTATLRVGVVPTAAAAIPAVARPLLDAHPGVRLETRTSSNEQIVAAIDARTLDAGLAYVDDVTGGLATVPLYRERLVLLSPAALPGGADAPVPWSRVAGLDLCLLAPAMLQRRIVDAALRTAGVEATPRIETDSVAALLDLVAAGWSTVVGHPWIAGRPLPAGVSARPLERPVVSRPVGLLLPRGPLLAPAVRALRTALADVDVQARVGPLP, encoded by the coding sequence GTGATCCTGCGGCAGCTGGAGTACCTCGTCGCACTCGGCCAGCACGGCCACTTCGGCCGTGCGGCGGCCGCCTGCCACGTCTCGCAGCCCGGCCTGTCGATGGCGATCCGCAAGCTGGAGGCCGAGCTGGGGGTCGAGCTCGTGCACCGCGGCGCCGGCGGGTCGGGGCTGACGGCGGAGGGGCGTGCGCTGCTGCCGTGGGCGCGCTCCGCGGTGGCCGCCGCGGGGGCGATCGCAGACGAGGCGGGCCGGTTGCGGGGGCACCTGACCGCGACGCTGCGCGTGGGCGTCGTGCCGACCGCGGCTGCGGCCATCCCCGCGGTCGCGCGGCCCCTGCTCGACGCCCATCCGGGCGTGCGCCTGGAGACCCGCACCAGCTCGAACGAGCAGATCGTCGCGGCCATCGACGCCCGGACGCTCGACGCCGGTCTGGCCTACGTCGACGATGTGACGGGCGGGCTGGCGACCGTCCCGCTCTACCGCGAGCGGCTGGTGCTGCTGAGCCCGGCGGCGCTCCCCGGCGGGGCGGACGCGCCCGTCCCCTGGTCGCGCGTCGCGGGCCTGGACCTGTGCCTGCTGGCGCCGGCGATGCTGCAGCGGCGGATCGTCGACGCGGCCCTGCGCACGGCCGGCGTCGAGGCGACGCCGCGCATCGAGACCGACTCCGTCGCGGCGCTGCTCGACCTGGTCGCCGCGGGCTGGTCGACCGTCGTCGGCCACCCGTGGATCGCCGGTCGCCCGCTGCCGGCCGGCGTCAGCGCCCGGCCGCTCGAGCGGCCGGTGGTGTCGCGGCCCGTCGGGCTGCTGCTGCCGCGCGGGCCGCTCCTGGCGCCGGCCGTGCGGGCGCTGCGGACGGCGCTGGCGGACGTGGACGTGCAGGCGCGGGTGGGGCCGCTGCCGTAG
- a CDS encoding MarR family transcriptional regulator, whose translation MPETADEPLTGRHVQMVGAARAAGWSADETGAWEGLIRASAGLRAGLTRHLEATHALSPSALGLLGRLLLAEDGRLRLSALADDAGLSLSRVSRIVDALEGRGLVERRPCPGDARAINAHVTPAGRALAEAAQADADDWLQERFFARLDEEETATLARIMARFAGGDPAPCDGASAVPAPRGAASCDGDAAGAPSED comes from the coding sequence ATGCCCGAGACCGCCGACGAGCCGCTGACCGGCCGCCACGTGCAGATGGTCGGCGCCGCGCGGGCCGCCGGCTGGTCCGCCGACGAGACGGGCGCGTGGGAGGGCCTGATCCGCGCGTCGGCCGGGCTGCGCGCGGGGCTCACCCGGCACCTCGAGGCCACCCACGCGCTCAGCCCGAGCGCCCTGGGGCTGCTGGGACGCCTGCTGCTCGCCGAGGACGGCCGCCTGCGCCTGTCCGCGCTCGCCGACGACGCCGGGCTGTCCCTGAGCCGGGTGTCGCGGATCGTCGACGCGCTCGAGGGCCGCGGCCTGGTCGAGCGGCGCCCGTGCCCCGGCGACGCGCGCGCCATCAACGCGCACGTCACCCCCGCCGGGCGCGCCCTCGCCGAGGCCGCCCAGGCCGACGCCGACGACTGGCTGCAGGAGCGCTTCTTCGCGCGGCTCGACGAGGAGGAGACGGCCACGCTCGCCCGCATCATGGCGCGCTTCGCCGGCGGCGACCCGGCGCCGTGCGACGGCGCGTCCGCCGTCCCCGCTCCGCGGGGCGCCGCGTCGTGCGACGGCGACGCCGCCGGCGCGCCCTCGGAGGACTGA
- a CDS encoding TetR/AcrR family transcriptional regulator, with protein sequence MTSEEARPPRRGRSVQKRDAILDAARDVFTADGYAGASVDAIAARAGVSKRTVYDHFGGKDPLFVAVLTRETASLVAALRTAIEEELPADADPADALLPFARRVATVTFASSEYVAFRRLIATRGAPRGPSLPEDADPETLLAERLRDFDRAGRLRAPNPRRAAQHFVALTFTLAFEALDAPAGAGEDVDAILRDGTDAFLRAYGATAG encoded by the coding sequence ATGACGTCCGAAGAGGCCCGCCCGCCGCGCCGCGGGCGCTCCGTCCAGAAGCGGGACGCGATCCTCGACGCCGCACGCGACGTCTTCACCGCCGACGGGTACGCCGGCGCCAGCGTCGACGCCATCGCGGCCCGGGCCGGCGTGTCGAAGCGGACGGTCTACGACCACTTCGGCGGCAAGGACCCGCTCTTCGTCGCCGTGCTGACCCGGGAGACCGCGAGCCTGGTCGCGGCGCTGCGCACGGCCATCGAGGAGGAGCTGCCGGCCGACGCCGATCCGGCGGACGCGCTGCTGCCGTTCGCGCGGCGCGTCGCGACCGTGACGTTCGCGTCGTCCGAGTACGTCGCGTTCCGCCGCCTGATCGCCACGCGCGGGGCGCCGCGCGGGCCGTCGCTCCCCGAGGACGCCGACCCGGAGACGCTGCTGGCCGAGCGCCTGCGCGACTTCGACCGCGCCGGGCGGCTGCGGGCCCCGAACCCGCGGCGGGCGGCGCAGCACTTCGTGGCGCTGACCTTCACCCTCGCCTTCGAGGCGCTGGACGCCCCGGCCGGCGCGGGGGAGGACGTCGACGCCATCCTCCGCGACGGCACCGACGCGTTCCTGCGGGCCTACGGCGCGACGGCGGGCTGA
- a CDS encoding HPP family protein, translated as MPPVRDRPRPLRSLTIGAGVFVSALALAAVGMVVGSPLLAAPLLASAALKHADPANPLVAPGRLLGGHLLGGIAGVGAVALLDHGTLAYALAAAVAAGGMHALRILHPPGVATAYVAVQQHAGAWFPLHVVLAGVCVLVATAVVLSPVLHGQRYPLRRRPAARPGGARAGALEVA; from the coding sequence ATGCCCCCCGTTCGCGACCGCCCACGCCCTCTGCGCTCCCTCACCATCGGGGCGGGCGTCTTCGTCAGCGCCCTCGCGCTCGCGGCGGTGGGGATGGTCGTCGGCTCGCCGCTGCTGGCCGCGCCGCTCCTCGCGTCGGCGGCGCTCAAGCACGCCGACCCGGCCAACCCGCTCGTCGCGCCGGGGCGCCTGCTGGGCGGCCACCTGCTGGGCGGGATCGCGGGCGTCGGCGCCGTGGCGCTGCTGGACCACGGCACCCTGGCCTACGCGCTCGCGGCGGCGGTCGCCGCCGGCGGCATGCACGCGCTGCGCATCCTGCACCCGCCGGGCGTGGCGACCGCGTACGTCGCGGTCCAGCAGCACGCGGGGGCGTGGTTCCCGCTCCACGTCGTCCTCGCCGGCGTCTGCGTGCTGGTGGCGACGGCCGTGGTCCTCTCGCCGGTCCTGCACGGCCAGCGCTACCCGCTGCGCCGCCGGCCGGCCGCCCGCCCCGGCGGGGCGCGCGCCGGGGCGCTCGAGGTCGCGTAG
- a CDS encoding PPOX class F420-dependent oxidoreductase — MPTGSGLLAMGDQRYVSLTTFRRSGAPVATPVWVARHGDALVVTTPAGAGKVKRLRRDPRVELRPCGRTGTVAPEAPRATGRAEVLRGATATTGPEATLRRKYGWPFRLITVLGRVRRSGAERVILRITAG, encoded by the coding sequence ATGCCGACCGGCTCCGGGCTCCTCGCGATGGGCGACCAGCGGTACGTCTCGCTGACCACGTTCCGCCGCTCGGGGGCGCCGGTCGCGACCCCGGTCTGGGTGGCGCGCCACGGCGACGCGCTCGTCGTCACCACGCCGGCGGGCGCGGGGAAGGTCAAGCGGCTGCGCCGCGACCCGCGCGTCGAGCTGCGCCCGTGCGGCCGGACGGGCACGGTGGCGCCGGAGGCCCCGCGGGCGACCGGACGGGCCGAGGTCCTGCGGGGCGCGACGGCGACGACGGGGCCCGAGGCGACGCTGCGCCGGAAGTACGGCTGGCCGTTCCGCCTGATCACGGTGCTCGGGCGGGTGCGTCGGTCGGGCGCGGAGCGGGTGATCCTGCGGATCACGGCGGGGTGA
- the fes gene encoding enterochelin esterase codes for MASSAARVHAPETTIGPAATAAAAALRAGDPRAADRLWARAVAAGGPLVEALPGDLRHRAVTFLWRDAEGPAPEVLLVLDTITDRHRDDLGPAILRPIGGRLRAITYRLESDLRASYGFHLAPAIDPGLGRTRPGWRAVRRGLVPDPLCADRMPTAAGGEVSVLSLPDAPPQPWRAADGVRRGRVERHLVPSAALGGARETWAYVPASAARGAPDPLAVAVLLDGDVWGAAIPIAPTLDALIAAGAIPPTCVLMPHSLDAATRERDMAMDDAHVRFLTDELLPWATARWPLTDDPAHTVVAGQSLGGLGAAYAGLTAPRRFGGVLAQSGSFWWPEDDDGTQHERIVAWVRGLDAPPAARFWMEVGRHEWMLLDGNRRMRDALVAAGADVAFREYGGGHDYACWRGGLADGLVALLG; via the coding sequence ATGGCCTCTTCCGCCGCCCGCGTCCACGCGCCCGAGACGACGATCGGCCCCGCGGCGACCGCGGCCGCCGCGGCCCTGCGCGCCGGCGACCCGCGCGCGGCCGACCGCCTGTGGGCCCGGGCCGTGGCCGCGGGCGGGCCGCTCGTCGAGGCGCTGCCGGGCGACCTGCGGCACCGCGCCGTGACGTTCCTGTGGCGCGACGCGGAGGGCCCGGCCCCCGAGGTGCTGCTCGTCCTCGACACGATCACCGACCGTCACCGCGACGACCTGGGGCCCGCGATCCTGCGGCCGATCGGCGGCAGGCTGCGGGCGATCACGTACCGCCTGGAGAGCGACCTGCGCGCGTCGTACGGCTTCCACCTGGCGCCCGCGATCGACCCGGGGCTGGGCCGCACCCGCCCCGGCTGGCGCGCGGTGCGCCGGGGCCTGGTCCCCGACCCGCTGTGCGCCGACCGGATGCCCACGGCCGCCGGCGGCGAGGTCTCCGTCCTGTCGCTGCCCGACGCGCCCCCGCAGCCGTGGCGCGCGGCGGACGGCGTGCGGCGCGGCCGGGTGGAGCGCCACCTCGTGCCGAGCGCGGCGCTCGGCGGCGCGCGGGAGACGTGGGCGTACGTGCCGGCGAGCGCGGCCCGCGGCGCGCCGGACCCGCTCGCCGTCGCCGTGCTGCTGGACGGCGACGTGTGGGGCGCGGCGATCCCGATCGCCCCGACGCTCGACGCGCTGATCGCCGCGGGCGCGATCCCGCCGACGTGCGTCCTGATGCCGCACTCGCTCGACGCCGCCACCCGCGAGCGCGACATGGCGATGGACGACGCGCACGTGCGCTTCCTGACGGACGAGCTGCTGCCGTGGGCCACGGCGCGCTGGCCGCTGACCGACGATCCCGCCCACACGGTCGTCGCCGGGCAGAGCCTGGGCGGCCTGGGCGCGGCGTACGCGGGCCTGACGGCGCCGCGGCGCTTCGGCGGCGTGCTCGCGCAGTCCGGCTCGTTCTGGTGGCCCGAGGACGACGACGGCACCCAGCACGAGCGGATCGTCGCCTGGGTGCGCGGCCTCGACGCCCCGCCGGCCGCCCGGTTCTGGATGGAGGTCGGCCGGCACGAGTGGATGCTGCTCGACGGCAACCGGCGGATGCGCGACGCCCTCGTGGCCGCCGGCGCCGACGTGGCCTTCCGCGAGTACGGCGGCGGCCACGACTACGCGTGCTGGCGCGGCGGGCTGGCGGACGGGCTCGTCGCGCTGCTGGGGTAG
- a CDS encoding RNA polymerase sigma factor produces the protein MVRWSDTDPDEALIRASLRDAEAFGVFYRRYVRPIHAFLASRLGDDALAADVTAEVFAKAVASRSRFDPRRGSAETWIWQIARSRLTDQLRHVQVVDRHRGAVGAMADVTVDEYDLGTGSTPALDALGDLPPAQREAVIKHVLDGEQHSTIARERGEDPAAVRKRVSRGLDRLRRALGEPGTSTSTDPEGPHV, from the coding sequence ATGGTTCGCTGGAGCGACACAGACCCTGACGAAGCGCTGATCAGGGCGAGCCTGCGGGATGCTGAGGCCTTTGGCGTCTTCTACCGACGCTACGTCCGGCCGATCCACGCGTTCCTGGCTTCGCGACTGGGCGACGACGCCTTGGCGGCGGATGTGACGGCCGAGGTCTTCGCCAAGGCTGTCGCGTCGCGCTCGCGGTTCGATCCTCGCCGCGGGTCCGCGGAGACGTGGATCTGGCAGATCGCCCGCAGCCGGCTGACGGATCAGCTCCGTCACGTGCAGGTGGTCGACCGACACCGTGGTGCGGTCGGGGCGATGGCCGACGTCACGGTCGACGAGTACGACCTCGGCACGGGAAGCACGCCCGCGCTCGACGCGCTGGGAGACCTTCCGCCGGCTCAGCGGGAGGCAGTCATCAAGCACGTCTTGGACGGCGAGCAACACAGCACGATCGCCCGGGAACGGGGGGAGGATCCTGCCGCGGTGCGCAAACGCGTGAGCCGCGGCCTCGATCGTCTCCGGCGGGCCCTTGGCGAACCCGGAACTTCTACATCCACCGACCCGGAGGGCCCTCATGTCTGA
- a CDS encoding ATP-binding cassette domain-containing protein — protein MRPGATLVAEGLTKRYAHHTAVDDLSFAVRPGVVTGFLGPNGAGKSTTMRMFLGLDAPTAGTATFDGLPMRALRQPMRTVGCLLDARAVHPRRSAYHHLLACAQAGGLGEDRVHAVLERVGLSGVARRPAGDFSLGMGQRLGIATALLGDPSVLIFDEPINGLDPEGIRWVRTLMRELAAEGRTVLFSSHLMSEMELTADHLLVIGRGRLLADAPLDEFVRTHTRRRALVRAADRDRLRELLQAQGLRPEDTDDDGLTVPDVPPRRIGELAARDGLVLDELTTVRDSLEDVFLRITHDAAEYGAPTA, from the coding sequence ATGAGGCCCGGAGCGACGCTCGTCGCCGAGGGGCTGACGAAGCGCTACGCGCACCACACCGCGGTCGACGACCTGTCGTTCGCGGTCCGCCCGGGCGTCGTCACCGGCTTCCTGGGGCCGAACGGCGCCGGGAAGAGCACCACGATGCGGATGTTCCTGGGACTCGACGCGCCCACGGCGGGGACGGCCACCTTCGACGGCCTGCCGATGCGGGCGCTCCGGCAGCCGATGCGCACCGTCGGCTGCCTGCTGGACGCGCGCGCCGTGCACCCCCGGCGCTCCGCCTACCACCACCTGCTCGCCTGCGCCCAGGCCGGCGGCCTGGGCGAGGACCGCGTCCACGCGGTCCTCGAGCGCGTCGGCCTGTCGGGGGTCGCGCGGCGCCCCGCGGGTGACTTCTCGCTCGGCATGGGGCAGCGGCTGGGCATCGCGACGGCGCTCCTCGGGGACCCGTCGGTGCTGATCTTCGACGAGCCGATCAACGGCCTGGACCCGGAGGGCATCCGCTGGGTCCGGACGCTGATGCGCGAGCTGGCGGCCGAGGGCCGGACCGTGCTCTTCTCGAGCCATCTGATGAGCGAGATGGAGCTGACCGCCGACCACCTGCTGGTGATCGGGCGCGGCCGGCTGCTCGCCGACGCCCCGCTCGACGAGTTCGTCCGCACGCACACGCGCCGCCGCGCCCTCGTCCGCGCCGCCGACCGCGACCGGCTGCGGGAGCTGCTGCAGGCCCAGGGGCTGCGCCCGGAGGACACCGACGACGACGGCCTGACCGTGCCGGACGTGCCTCCGCGCCGGATCGGCGAGCTGGCGGCCCGCGACGGCCTGGTCCTCGACGAGCTGACGACGGTCCGCGACTCGCTCGAGGACGTCTTCCTGCGCATCACCCACGACGCCGCCGAGTACGGAGCCCCCACCGCATGA